A genome region from Methylobacterium sp. FF17 includes the following:
- a CDS encoding LexA family protein, with translation MSLQPLTPLQKRVLDFIRAELGAGRLAPTYRELAHLTCTAGDAFRVVTALEEKGYITRSKERRNRSIRLTPDAETYTVRLSPEVNVRLAAHTAAWASTPEAVISQAVAEYLGRHP, from the coding sequence ATGAGCCTTCAACCTCTGACACCGCTCCAGAAGCGTGTGCTGGACTTCATCCGAGCTGAACTTGGTGCCGGGCGACTGGCCCCGACCTATCGCGAATTGGCGCATCTCACGTGCACCGCTGGCGATGCCTTCCGCGTCGTCACCGCGCTGGAAGAGAAGGGCTACATCACCAGGTCCAAAGAGCGCCGCAACCGGTCTATCCGCCTGACCCCGGATGCTGAAACCTACACGGTGCGCCTTTCGCCCGAGGTGAATGTCAGGCTTGCCGCCCATACTGCAGCCTGGGCGTCGACGCCCGAGGCTGTGATCTCCCAGGCCGTTGCTGAGTACCTCGGGAGGCACCCATGA
- a CDS encoding host-nuclease inhibitor Gam family protein, with protein sequence MARAKTKGVDTNLPVPQSDAEAEQAIARLGVLQREDAIAKAHHDDQVAALEAERARQVKAFKEAETAIVLGLERWASVHRARLTNGGKTKTVQLPTGTLLWRDGRYAVKHGKLKIEDVVAAVRERRIEVTKLIALAKFDRRKDDAEQLVGVLAKLDTFLRMKVDLSKDAMLAARDVAETVPGVTVPRGPEEFAVEPLASQIREVA encoded by the coding sequence ATGGCCAGAGCTAAGACGAAGGGCGTCGACACCAACCTGCCCGTGCCGCAGAGCGACGCCGAGGCCGAACAGGCGATCGCGCGGCTCGGCGTGCTCCAGCGCGAGGACGCCATCGCGAAGGCCCACCACGACGACCAGGTGGCCGCCCTTGAGGCCGAACGCGCACGGCAGGTGAAGGCCTTCAAGGAGGCCGAGACCGCCATCGTGCTTGGACTGGAGCGCTGGGCGTCCGTTCACCGGGCTCGCCTGACCAACGGGGGCAAGACCAAGACGGTGCAGCTCCCCACGGGCACGCTGCTGTGGCGGGACGGCCGCTACGCGGTGAAGCACGGCAAGCTCAAGATCGAGGACGTTGTCGCTGCGGTTCGGGAGCGCCGGATTGAGGTCACGAAACTGATCGCTTTGGCGAAATTTGATCGGCGAAAGGATGATGCTGAACAACTCGTCGGCGTTCTAGCGAAGCTCGACACCTTCCTCCGGATGAAGGTCGACTTGAGCAAGGATGCGATGCTCGCGGCTCGTGACGTCGCCGAGACCGTGCCCGGCGTCACCGTCCCGCGCGGCCCTGAGGAGTTCGCCGTGGAGCCGCTCGCCTCTCAGATCCGCGAGGTGGCATGA
- a CDS encoding transcriptional regulator, with protein MSIAVKMTAYEKAAAAWGDAMPDEVRELARYVDQHTGVAAAKAIGYSGAVVSHMLAGRYTGDQDAVFAKIRGALMGEVVICPVLGELGRDRCLTEQKKPFATSNAARARLYRACRSGCPHSRLKGA; from the coding sequence ATGAGCATCGCCGTGAAGATGACTGCCTATGAGAAGGCGGCGGCTGCCTGGGGCGACGCGATGCCGGACGAGGTCCGGGAACTCGCCCGCTACGTCGACCAGCACACCGGCGTCGCTGCGGCGAAGGCCATTGGCTACTCCGGTGCCGTCGTCAGCCACATGCTCGCCGGCCGCTACACCGGCGACCAGGATGCCGTGTTCGCGAAGATCCGGGGCGCCCTGATGGGCGAGGTCGTGATCTGCCCGGTGCTGGGTGAACTCGGCCGCGACCGCTGCCTCACAGAGCAGAAGAAGCCTTTCGCGACATCGAACGCTGCCCGCGCCCGGCTCTATCGAGCCTGCCGGTCGGGCTGCCCGCACTCACGCTTGAAGGGGGCTTGA
- a CDS encoding AAA family ATPase: protein MTTDKPNHNNKSHAALQNVRAMMALVYKLQGRRPHLPNIGVMHGPSGYGKSQAAIYAQNKTNAIRVEVGDSWTRKTLMKAILTELGVVPRGTVADMVERAVELLGAEIDRPLMIDEADKLVDKGMIELVREIAECSQAPVILIGEEALPSKLVKVERVHNRVLDWAPAEPCDRDDTRKLAKLYVPHLTFSDGLLDQVCDRSEGRARRIVTNLDHIAEWARNHGAKAVDETYDGRFYTGDAPKVRNPSRMIRRVA, encoded by the coding sequence ATGACAACAGATAAGCCGAACCACAACAACAAAAGCCATGCAGCCCTGCAAAATGTGCGAGCGATGATGGCGCTTGTGTATAAGCTCCAGGGTCGCCGCCCTCACCTGCCGAACATCGGCGTGATGCATGGCCCTTCCGGTTACGGGAAGAGCCAGGCGGCGATCTACGCGCAGAACAAGACGAACGCGATCCGCGTCGAGGTCGGCGATAGCTGGACCCGCAAGACGCTGATGAAAGCCATCCTCACCGAGCTGGGGGTCGTCCCGCGCGGCACGGTGGCGGACATGGTTGAGCGTGCCGTCGAGCTGCTGGGCGCGGAGATCGACCGGCCGCTCATGATCGACGAGGCGGACAAGCTCGTCGACAAGGGCATGATCGAGCTGGTCCGCGAGATCGCGGAATGCAGTCAGGCGCCCGTGATCCTCATCGGCGAAGAGGCCCTGCCCTCTAAGCTCGTGAAGGTCGAGCGCGTCCACAATCGCGTCCTCGACTGGGCGCCGGCCGAGCCGTGCGATCGCGACGACACGCGCAAGCTGGCCAAACTCTACGTCCCGCACCTGACGTTCTCGGACGGTTTGCTGGACCAGGTGTGCGATCGCAGCGAGGGCCGGGCGCGCCGCATCGTCACGAACCTCGACCACATCGCGGAATGGGCCCGGAACCACGGCGCGAAGGCGGTCGACGAGACCTATGACGGCCGCTTCTACACCGGCGACGCTCCGAAGGTGCGCAATCCTAGCCGCATGATCAGGAGGGTCGCATGA
- a CDS encoding DDE-type integrase/transposase/recombinase gives MKLWLTAAEIAELSLPGLPATKRNVNAFAEVSGWNRRDGLWRPRKGVGGGLEYHLDLLPPDARRAYVARLMPDAVPEAVAEAADAEPAATHMRDDAAEARDARLAILAAAERIYTSAKLPRENADLLTVADYTAGRLALPPWVRAKVPTLTLRSLKRWRAAARDGRTAALAVDRGAARRGLGVLDTAEDGQVRVYALALIARQPHLSADHVREMLRTRFGDTLTVIRSGGEVKTVPLPPIRTVQDALRRWKDTEKVALTAITNPDAYKSRFKLAGNNTASNVTRLNEVWQIDASPMDALCVDGRHSVYLAIDVWSRRVVVYVSKTPRAEAVGLLLRRAILAWGVPETVKTDNGSDFTAKASQRLLASLGIEHTLSPAFTPEDKPFVERVVGTFQRDLGPLLPGFIGHSVADRKVIEARRAFSARLGDQDNAKAFCVELTGMDLQGYCDAWAENRYQHRPHAGLRDRPGLRIHTPYGAASAYTGSIRRIGDVRALDLLLAPVAGKDGVRTVGKQGITIERSFYHAPQVMPDTQVFVRMDPADMGRAYLFALDGGEYLGEALCPEILGIDPAEAVALAKAARKALIDERTAEVRREAKAIKPRDFADTILGRVPPAASKVVAFPRPSDAHSTPQLTAAGDVFAEPKAAPTVLQAADAALQAEIEADLGGSAPATNVQPLRRVDTPQFRFRRALDLRERLGRGEVIETADALWLGGYEAGPEFKSQNALYADFGEAAL, from the coding sequence ATGAAGCTCTGGCTCACTGCCGCCGAGATCGCGGAGCTGTCGTTGCCGGGTCTCCCGGCCACGAAGCGCAACGTCAACGCCTTCGCCGAGGTCTCGGGCTGGAACCGGCGCGACGGTCTTTGGCGCCCCCGTAAGGGGGTCGGAGGCGGCCTCGAATATCACCTTGATCTGCTGCCGCCCGACGCGCGTCGGGCCTACGTTGCCCGGTTGATGCCGGACGCGGTGCCGGAGGCTGTTGCTGAGGCCGCTGACGCCGAGCCAGCTGCCACCCACATGCGCGACGACGCTGCCGAGGCTCGTGATGCGCGGCTCGCCATCCTAGCGGCGGCCGAGCGCATCTATACGAGCGCCAAGCTGCCGCGTGAGAACGCCGACCTCCTCACCGTGGCCGACTACACGGCCGGTCGGCTCGCCCTCCCCCCTTGGGTTCGCGCCAAGGTGCCCACGCTGACCTTGCGCAGCCTGAAGCGCTGGCGTGCGGCGGCTCGCGATGGCCGCACGGCCGCCCTCGCGGTGGATCGTGGCGCTGCTCGGCGCGGTCTCGGTGTGCTCGACACGGCCGAGGACGGCCAGGTCCGGGTCTATGCCCTCGCCTTGATCGCGCGGCAGCCGCATCTCTCGGCGGATCATGTCCGCGAGATGCTGCGCACCCGCTTTGGCGACACCCTGACGGTCATCCGCTCAGGCGGCGAGGTGAAGACGGTTCCGCTACCGCCGATCCGCACCGTTCAGGATGCGCTCCGTCGGTGGAAGGACACCGAGAAGGTTGCGCTCACCGCGATCACCAACCCGGACGCCTACAAGAGCCGGTTCAAGCTCGCCGGCAACAACACCGCCTCGAACGTCACCCGCCTCAATGAGGTCTGGCAGATCGACGCTTCGCCGATGGACGCGCTCTGCGTCGATGGCAGGCACTCGGTCTACCTCGCGATCGACGTCTGGTCGCGTCGTGTCGTGGTCTACGTCTCGAAGACACCGCGTGCGGAGGCTGTTGGCCTGCTGCTGCGCCGGGCGATCCTAGCCTGGGGCGTGCCGGAGACGGTGAAGACCGACAACGGCTCGGATTTCACAGCGAAGGCTTCCCAGCGACTGCTGGCTTCGCTCGGCATCGAGCACACGTTGTCACCAGCCTTCACGCCCGAGGACAAGCCCTTCGTCGAGCGTGTCGTCGGCACCTTCCAGCGGGATCTGGGGCCCCTCCTGCCGGGCTTCATCGGTCATAGCGTCGCCGACCGGAAAGTGATCGAGGCGCGGCGGGCCTTCTCCGCCCGGCTCGGCGACCAGGACAACGCCAAGGCGTTCTGCGTCGAACTCACCGGCATGGATCTCCAGGGCTACTGCGATGCCTGGGCGGAGAACCGCTACCAGCACCGCCCGCATGCCGGCCTTCGCGATCGGCCCGGTCTCCGCATCCACACGCCCTACGGTGCGGCCTCCGCCTACACCGGCTCGATCCGCCGGATCGGGGACGTGCGAGCCCTGGACCTCCTGTTGGCGCCTGTTGCTGGGAAGGACGGCGTCCGGACTGTCGGCAAGCAAGGCATCACGATCGAGAGGTCGTTCTACCATGCCCCCCAAGTCATGCCGGACACTCAGGTGTTCGTTCGCATGGACCCGGCCGACATGGGCCGTGCCTACCTCTTCGCCCTCGATGGCGGAGAGTACCTGGGCGAGGCGCTTTGCCCCGAGATCTTGGGCATCGACCCGGCCGAGGCAGTCGCCCTAGCCAAGGCCGCGCGCAAGGCGCTCATCGATGAGCGCACCGCCGAGGTTCGGCGCGAGGCCAAGGCGATCAAGCCCCGCGATTTCGCTGACACGATCTTGGGGCGTGTGCCTCCTGCGGCCAGCAAGGTAGTGGCCTTCCCGCGCCCCAGCGACGCGCACAGCACGCCTCAGCTCACGGCGGCCGGTGACGTCTTCGCCGAGCCGAAGGCGGCGCCCACTGTTCTGCAAGCTGCCGACGCCGCCTTGCAGGCTGAAATCGAGGCGGATCTCGGCGGCAGTGCGCCGGCCACGAATGTCCAGCCGCTTCGGCGCGTCGACACCCCCCAGTTCCGCTTCCGGCGGGCCCTCGACCTTCGTGAGCGCCTGGGGCGCGGCGAGGTGATCGAGACCGCCGACGCTCTTTGGCTCGGCGGCTACGAGGCCGGCCCCGAGTTCAAGTCCCAAAACGCCCTCTACGCCGATTTCGGGGAGGCGGCGCTCTGA
- a CDS encoding ParB/RepB/Spo0J family partition protein: MVRPRRRAQALAGRRAENGSLRVSRPMDMPLPVRPSELSFPIEDVALADIYDGNRLREIEPAWAEAMAASMEQGARLPPVVLRQPDPREGIKQSYALVSGGHRLAAHRLLGRASIRAEISTYDALQARLAEVQENLVRHDLNALDRALFIAEHKRVWELLNPEAGRGGDRRSKKAIKGQSLHFGPRRFTDEMAEKCGLGERTVKYALALSQALDPEAIRILRGSGIARNASELQRLGSEPAERQVRLAKLLVDGSADTVARARIAAGDAPTGEGDPQEELFRRIVSNWQRLDAKGRKRFLEHAGLVVREQKPRERMTVVSGAGHDPRQVDLEEAIAASRKGAA; encoded by the coding sequence GTGGTACGGCCCAGGCGGCGCGCTCAAGCGCTTGCAGGGCGCCGTGCAGAAAACGGCAGCTTGAGGGTGTCGCGTCCCATGGACATGCCCCTCCCCGTCCGGCCGTCCGAGCTGTCCTTTCCGATCGAGGACGTAGCTCTCGCCGACATCTACGACGGCAATCGCCTGCGTGAGATCGAGCCCGCTTGGGCTGAAGCCATGGCCGCGTCGATGGAGCAGGGCGCCCGGCTCCCGCCTGTCGTCCTGCGCCAACCCGATCCCCGCGAAGGCATCAAGCAGTCCTATGCCCTGGTGTCCGGCGGCCATCGGCTCGCCGCCCACCGGCTGCTGGGACGCGCGTCAATCCGTGCTGAAATCAGCACCTACGATGCGCTTCAGGCTCGGCTGGCGGAGGTTCAGGAGAACCTGGTCCGTCACGATCTCAACGCCCTCGACCGGGCGCTCTTCATCGCCGAGCACAAGCGTGTCTGGGAGCTTCTGAACCCCGAAGCCGGGCGAGGCGGCGACCGTCGCTCCAAGAAGGCGATCAAAGGGCAAAGTCTGCACTTTGGTCCGCGTCGTTTCACCGACGAGATGGCCGAGAAGTGCGGTCTCGGCGAGCGCACCGTGAAGTACGCCCTCGCGCTCTCACAGGCCCTCGATCCAGAGGCAATCCGTATCCTGCGCGGGTCGGGCATCGCTCGCAACGCTTCGGAATTGCAGCGCCTCGGATCGGAACCGGCCGAGCGGCAGGTCCGCCTTGCCAAGCTCCTGGTCGATGGATCGGCCGATACCGTCGCCAGGGCCCGGATCGCTGCAGGCGATGCGCCAACCGGTGAAGGTGATCCTCAGGAGGAACTGTTCCGCCGGATCGTCTCGAACTGGCAGCGCCTCGATGCCAAGGGGCGCAAGCGCTTCCTGGAGCATGCTGGCCTTGTCGTGCGTGAGCAGAAGCCGCGCGAGCGCATGACCGTGGTTTCCGGAGCTGGCCACGATCCGCGCCAGGTTGACCTGGAGGAGGCGATCGCCGCCAGCCGGAAGGGCGCCGCATGA
- a CDS encoding helix-turn-helix domain-containing protein, with amino-acid sequence MSSADSAPPTQGGWHQQDILAAIRKRGATVSSLNREHGFKPGVLNTAFYKRWPKGQRIIAAFIETPVEDLWPQWYGPGGALKRLQGAVQKTAA; translated from the coding sequence ATGAGCAGCGCGGATAGCGCTCCTCCGACACAGGGGGGCTGGCACCAACAAGACATTTTGGCCGCCATTCGGAAGCGAGGCGCCACCGTTTCGTCCCTCAACCGGGAGCACGGCTTCAAGCCCGGCGTCCTGAACACTGCGTTTTATAAGCGCTGGCCTAAGGGGCAGCGGATCATCGCCGCCTTCATCGAGACCCCTGTCGAGGATCTCTGGCCGCAGTGGTACGGCCCAGGCGGCGCGCTCAAGCGCTTGCAGGGCGCCGTGCAGAAAACGGCAGCTTGA
- a CDS encoding XRE family transcriptional regulator, which yields MAFVDQTGGDEHDAATIQALAERLKAAVKAAGGNKDVADRSGVPLRTLNSYMAGEADPKLTKLDRIAAVCGTTVDILLGRKLPDRETVDRPPLTLDLSSIGAGADAVARRALRYQGELLVPEGFVAVPFLEVRASAGGGRASLPAEVVATSHFLFSEAWLRSLGVSTHSAELLQAQGDSMHPTIQDGDLMLVDRSYGDVVHGKIYALVINDLVVVKRVNFLAIGGMMLISDNDRYPSETVPRDEVGSLSFQGRVAWYGRAI from the coding sequence ATGGCCTTCGTCGATCAAACGGGTGGGGATGAGCATGACGCCGCCACCATCCAAGCTCTGGCCGAGAGGCTGAAAGCTGCCGTGAAGGCAGCGGGCGGCAACAAGGATGTGGCTGATAGATCAGGCGTTCCGCTCCGGACGCTGAACAGCTACATGGCCGGAGAAGCTGATCCGAAGCTCACGAAGCTCGACCGGATCGCAGCAGTTTGCGGCACGACCGTCGACATCCTGCTGGGCAGGAAACTGCCCGATCGAGAGACGGTCGATCGGCCACCTCTGACTTTGGATCTCTCCAGTATCGGTGCCGGGGCAGATGCCGTGGCGCGCCGCGCCTTGCGCTACCAGGGCGAGCTGCTGGTCCCCGAGGGCTTTGTGGCGGTGCCCTTCCTCGAAGTGAGGGCCTCAGCGGGTGGCGGTCGAGCGAGCTTGCCAGCCGAAGTCGTAGCGACGTCCCACTTCCTCTTCAGCGAGGCCTGGCTTCGATCACTCGGCGTATCCACACACAGCGCGGAGCTGCTGCAAGCGCAGGGCGACAGCATGCATCCCACGATCCAGGATGGAGACTTGATGCTGGTCGATCGCAGCTATGGCGACGTTGTTCACGGCAAGATCTACGCACTCGTCATCAACGATCTTGTCGTCGTGAAGCGCGTGAACTTCCTCGCGATCGGCGGCATGATGCTGATCTCGGACAACGACCGATACCCTTCGGAGACGGTGCCCCGAGATGAAGTCGGCAGCCTTAGTTTCCAGGGACGCGTTGCATGGTACGGAAGAGCAATCTGA
- a CDS encoding glycosyltransferase, which yields MSLLISAPTGSAGPLPPEIGFLAKQGFDPGLLAHAAALARACGSDAATALLHADLIDEAAYYRALAAALGVPFLPGDLALGEGTRFPDSLVAGLAPLARPGPAAFVRAPRGPAIAALLREGTPMAITTPRALREAVFAANPAGIAAHAADTLQRRRPDWALGPGGQGPQLALLGLLIGAACLAASLAPASLLLGAWTLVQFLFLATVTFRIAAVSVEAEPEPETPLPDAKLPVYPVLVALHREARVVPRLVAALARLDYPVAKLDLKFVIEADDRETGAALDAAALPARFEVIRVPGGLPRTKPRALNAALPLARGACLVVYDAEDLPDPGQLRAACGVQDHMAQAGLGGFCRG from the coding sequence ATGTCGCTTCTCATCTCCGCACCGACCGGCTCCGCCGGTCCGCTGCCGCCCGAGATCGGTTTCCTCGCGAAGCAGGGCTTCGATCCGGGCCTCCTCGCGCACGCCGCCGCCCTGGCCCGCGCCTGCGGCAGCGACGCTGCCACCGCCCTCCTCCACGCCGACCTGATCGACGAAGCGGCGTATTACCGCGCGCTCGCGGCGGCGCTCGGGGTGCCGTTCCTCCCCGGCGACCTGGCGCTCGGCGAGGGGACGCGCTTTCCCGACAGCCTGGTCGCCGGGCTCGCCCCCCTGGCGCGACCGGGGCCCGCCGCCTTCGTCCGCGCGCCGCGCGGCCCCGCCATCGCCGCCCTCCTGCGAGAGGGGACTCCGATGGCCATCACCACGCCCCGGGCCCTGCGCGAGGCCGTGTTCGCCGCCAACCCCGCCGGGATCGCCGCCCATGCGGCGGATACGCTGCAGCGACGGCGTCCGGACTGGGCGCTGGGCCCCGGCGGGCAGGGCCCGCAGCTGGCCCTCCTGGGCCTCCTGATCGGTGCGGCGTGCCTCGCCGCCAGCCTCGCCCCCGCCTCCCTGCTCCTGGGGGCCTGGACCCTGGTGCAGTTCCTCTTCCTCGCCACGGTGACGTTCCGGATCGCCGCCGTCAGCGTCGAGGCCGAACCGGAACCGGAGACCCCGCTGCCCGATGCGAAGCTTCCGGTCTACCCCGTGCTGGTGGCCCTGCACCGGGAGGCGCGGGTGGTGCCGCGCCTCGTCGCCGCCCTCGCGCGCCTGGACTACCCGGTGGCCAAGCTCGACCTGAAGTTCGTGATCGAGGCCGACGATCGCGAGACGGGCGCCGCGCTCGACGCCGCCGCCCTGCCCGCCCGATTCGAAGTGATCCGCGTCCCGGGCGGCCTGCCGCGCACGAAACCCCGTGCCCTCAATGCCGCCCTGCCGCTGGCGCGGGGCGCCTGCCTCGTGGTCTACGATGCCGAGGACCTGCCCGATCCCGGCCAGCTCCGGGCGGCGTGTGGTGTGCAGGATCATATGGCACAGGCGGGATTAGGCGGTTTTTGCCGGGGTTAG
- a CDS encoding transporter substrate-binding domain-containing protein, with translation MARRSRGPAAAFALIALLSCGDFASAEGVTIPNFWNPRTRQERMETQPSARAVRFLTDDEFPPLHFAGPDGAPTGFVVELARAVCERLAMTCTVQARRFDTLLDALADRQGDVVAAAIPLTPALRARFLATRPYFRWPARFAARTDRNQPAPSAAALAGRSVGVVGGSAHAAYLKAFFPGAVAKDFTDLATAEGALRRGEVDYVFADGLNLALWIGGVEAANCCAFTGGDYLENRYFGEGIGLVTRADEPALSRALDDALQRLWDEGKYAELYLRFFPLSPF, from the coding sequence ATGGCAAGGCGAAGCCGTGGGCCGGCCGCCGCTTTCGCCCTCATCGCCCTCCTGTCCTGTGGAGATTTCGCGTCGGCGGAGGGAGTGACGATCCCGAACTTCTGGAATCCACGCACCCGCCAGGAGCGCATGGAGACCCAGCCGAGCGCCCGCGCGGTCCGCTTCCTCACCGACGACGAGTTCCCGCCCCTGCATTTCGCAGGGCCCGACGGCGCGCCCACCGGCTTCGTGGTGGAACTCGCCCGCGCGGTCTGCGAGCGGCTGGCGATGACCTGCACGGTCCAGGCCCGGCGCTTCGACACCCTCCTCGACGCCCTGGCCGACCGGCAGGGAGACGTCGTCGCCGCCGCGATCCCGCTGACGCCGGCCCTGCGCGCCCGCTTCCTCGCCACACGGCCGTATTTCCGCTGGCCGGCGCGCTTCGCCGCCCGCACCGACCGGAACCAGCCCGCGCCCTCCGCCGCCGCGCTCGCGGGGCGAAGCGTCGGCGTGGTCGGCGGCAGCGCGCACGCGGCCTACCTCAAGGCGTTCTTCCCCGGCGCGGTGGCGAAGGACTTCACGGACCTCGCCACGGCCGAGGGCGCGCTGCGCCGGGGCGAGGTCGACTACGTCTTCGCCGACGGGCTGAACCTCGCCCTCTGGATCGGCGGCGTGGAGGCGGCCAATTGCTGCGCCTTCACCGGCGGCGACTACCTCGAGAACCGCTATTTCGGCGAGGGCATCGGCCTCGTCACCCGCGCCGACGAACCGGCCCTGTCGCGGGCCCTGGACGACGCGCTGCAGCGGCTCTGGGACGAGGGGAAATACGCGGAGCTCTACCTGCGGTTCTTCCCGCTGAGCCCGTTCTGA
- a CDS encoding MFS transporter: MPSRSMPSGSMIASGRGTAPAIGAAEIRSTRLLFLIVGFGVAAWAPLVPFVKARAQLDDAALGLLLLCLGIGSLVTMPVAGVLARCVGPRPLLVVAVAATGVALALLASAAHLPVLAVALTGLGMGLGLLDCLMNLQAVVVERRAGRPMMSGFHGLYSLGCIVGAAGISLLLGLGLTPLAATLAVVAGIVAALAGAWPGILPGEPRAQGPAFAVPRGPVLLIGILCFVVFLTEGSALDWSGVFLIQERGLDPAWAGLGYAAFSLTMTAGRLGGDALVRRIGRRRIVVGGALLAACGLGLVTAVPSWPVTLLGYGLVGAGCANIVPVLFTAAGRQTAMQAALAIPAVTTLGYAGVLAGPAAIGFLAHATSLTLAFLAVALLLLGVAVSGGRLRL, encoded by the coding sequence ATGCCATCACGTTCGATGCCATCAGGCTCGATGATCGCGTCCGGCCGTGGCACTGCGCCCGCCATCGGCGCGGCGGAGATCCGCTCCACCCGCCTCCTGTTCCTCATCGTGGGTTTCGGGGTCGCGGCCTGGGCGCCCCTGGTGCCGTTCGTGAAGGCGCGGGCCCAACTCGACGACGCCGCCCTCGGGCTTCTCCTCCTCTGCCTCGGCATCGGCTCCCTCGTCACCATGCCGGTGGCGGGGGTGCTGGCCCGGTGCGTCGGGCCCCGCCCGCTGCTGGTCGTCGCCGTCGCGGCCACGGGCGTGGCCCTGGCGCTGCTCGCCTCCGCCGCCCATCTCCCCGTCCTCGCCGTGGCGCTCACCGGGCTCGGGATGGGCCTCGGCCTCCTCGACTGCCTGATGAACCTGCAGGCCGTGGTGGTGGAGCGCCGGGCGGGACGCCCGATGATGTCGGGCTTCCACGGCCTCTACAGCCTCGGCTGCATCGTGGGGGCGGCCGGTATCAGCCTCCTGCTCGGCCTCGGCCTGACGCCCCTGGCCGCCACCCTCGCGGTGGTCGCCGGCATCGTGGCCGCCCTCGCGGGCGCATGGCCCGGCATCCTGCCGGGCGAACCCAGGGCGCAGGGGCCGGCCTTCGCGGTGCCGCGCGGGCCCGTGCTCCTCATCGGCATCCTCTGCTTCGTGGTCTTCCTCACGGAGGGCTCGGCCCTGGACTGGAGCGGGGTCTTCCTCATCCAGGAACGCGGGCTCGATCCGGCCTGGGCGGGCCTCGGCTATGCGGCCTTCTCGCTGACCATGACGGCGGGACGGCTCGGCGGGGACGCCCTGGTGCGCCGAATCGGCCGGCGCCGCATCGTCGTCGGCGGCGCCCTCCTCGCGGCCTGCGGCCTCGGCCTCGTGACGGCCGTGCCCTCCTGGCCCGTGACGCTCCTCGGCTATGGCCTGGTGGGGGCCGGCTGCGCCAACATCGTGCCGGTGCTGTTCACCGCCGCCGGCCGCCAGACCGCCATGCAGGCGGCCCTGGCGATCCCCGCCGTGACCACCCTGGGCTATGCCGGTGTGCTCGCGGGACCCGCCGCGATCGGCTTTCTCGCCCACGCCACCAGCCTGACCCTGGCGTTCCTGGCCGTGGCCCTGCTCCTCCTCGGGGTCGCGGTGAGCGGCGGCCGGTTGCGCCTCTGA